Proteins co-encoded in one Bombus pyrosoma isolate SC7728 linkage group LG4, ASM1482585v1, whole genome shotgun sequence genomic window:
- the LOC122566544 gene encoding prosaposin yields MKILIALCAILAVSTARVVINAEGPANLYLLGQQECTWGPSYWCENIKTAAGCNATAHCIKTIWKNMKVPEDNDSVCNVCMDMVQQARDQLESNQTQEDLKTVFEGSCRLIRLNVIVKECITIVDQFIPELIETLASEMNPSIVCSVAGLCNSARMDKLLMEYGQLESKTKDVKSRSLEKDEYEPDECSKCYTVAAHMEHKLNNTPRDKVLQQMLNVCAELGTYSDACSATILTYFDTIYAQLQESFNAQNVCHLSGQCSGKFHKHEDADKTLKVEIRPLSSVGMVDVNDDLPCKLCEQLVGHLRDLLVANTTEAEFKEVLKGLCKQTKSFSTECLAIVDEYYPEIYEYLTKGLNSNIVCQMGGICPTPDKALQNEPIWPLVPKSAAAIGTRIFQNANKAMEADNSEHLSKSEVEAMQLPIERLVPFYQLQGLSDTKNIEDDSNEQLSKSEVEAMQLPIERTVPFPVSGGLLDTKGTETCALCEYILHFIQEAITNPTTEDKVKKVLGKVCTKLPESIENQCTQFVDLYGDAIVAILVQEIDPSQICPMLHLCPDAKLMALWHSVPAKYMLEEKKSKPSCPLCLLAVSQIYEVIKDNKTEANIEAQLDKLCIHLPQSLVEECTDLVKGYSKELIELLLADLTPQEVCVYIKLCDASKNPGPRDDFITDKDGEILTNEIPNSPASTEVSESIQGPYCVICEFTMHYVDKVLGNEKEKSKVEKAVLGVCNHLPKSVSRECNQFVSKYASAVIDVLTKDVKPKQVCTMLGLCSLYIQEIKASVTECALCKSIISVIDEFLDVQDVDNSITKVLSNVCKHLPADKEHKCTTLINSYGQSIINIVKKRENIYKICSKIGLCAPNDYSIVSLENSRIKRSYEKNRIKHCTWGPVYWCSTNETARECKAVEHCKENVWKADFAPPKQITLSETEPNV; encoded by the exons ATGAAGATTTTGATCGCGCTTTGCGCGATCCTTGCTG TATCTACAGCAAGAGTAGTTATTAATGCTGAGGGTCCAGCAAATCTTTACCTTTTGGGTCAACAGGAATGTACATGGGGACCTTCGTACTGGTGTGAAAATATCAA aaCTGCAGCAGGCTGTAATGCAACTGCACATTGTATTAAAACGATATGGAAGAATATGAAAGTACCAGAGGATAATGATAGCGTATGTAACGTTTGTATGGACATGGTTCAGCAAGCTCGTGACCAACTAGAGAGTAATCAAACCCAGGAGGATTTAAAAACTGTTTTTGAAGGAAGCTGTAGACTTATTCGCCTAAATGTAATTGTGAAGGAATGTATAACAATTGTAGATCAATTTATCCCAGAACTTATTGAAACATTAGCGTCTGAAATGAATCCATCTATTGTTTGTTCTGTTGCGGGACTTTGTAATTCTGCTCGTATGGACAAATTGTTAATGGAATATGGACAACTTGAATCTAAG acTAAGGATGTAAAATCTCGATCTTTGGAAAAAGATGAATATGAACCCGATGAATGTTCAAAATGTTATACAGTAGCAGCTCATATGGAACATAAACTAAATAATACTCCACGTGATAAAGTGTTACAACAAATGCTTAATGTATGTGCAGAACTTGGTACTTACTCAGATGCTTGTTCAGCTACGATCTTAACTTACTTTGACACAATATATGCTCAATTGCAAGAAAGTTTCAATGCTCAAAATGTTTGCCATTTATCTGGTCAGTGTAGTGGTAAATTCCACAAACATGAAGATGCTGATAAA aCTTTGAAAGTAGAAATTAGACCACTTTCAAGTGTGGGTATGGTCGATGTAAATGACGACCTGCCATGCAAATTATGTGAACAATTAGTAGGACATTTAAGAGATCTTTTAGTAGCTAATACTACAGAAGCAGAATTTAAAGAAGTTCTGAAAGGATTATGTAAACAAACCAAATCATTTTCTACTGAG TGTCTGGCTATAGTTGATGAATATTATCcagaaatatatgaatatctTACAAAAGgtttaaattctaatattgTTTGTCAAATGGGTGGAATATGCCCTACCCCAGACAAAGCATTGCAg aaTGAGCCAATTTGGCCTTTAGTACCTAAATCCGCGGCTGCGATAGGAACACGTATTTTCCAAAATGCAAACAAGGCCATGGAAGCTGATAATAGTGAACATTTGAGTAAATCAGAAGTTGAAGCAATGCAATTGCCTATTGAAAGATTGGTACCGTTCTATCAATTACAGGGTCTGTCAGACACTAAGAATATAGAAGATGATAGTAACGAACAATTGAGTAAATCAGAAGTTGAAGCAATGCAATTGCCTATTGAAAGAACAGTACCATTCCCTGTATCAGGAGGTTTATTAGACACTAAAGGGACAGAAACATGTGCGTTATGcgaatatatattacattttatacaagaAGCTATAACGAATCCTACCACAGAG gaTAAAGTAAAGAAAGTATTAGGAAAAGTATGTACGAAATTACCTGAATCTATAGAAAATCAATGTACACAGTTTGTCGATCTTTATGGAGACGCTATTGTAGCTATTTTGGTTCAAGAAATTGATCCATCTCAA ATATGTCCAATGTTACACCTGTGTCCAGATGCAAAGTTGATGGCACTGTGGCACAGTGTTCCAGCAAAATATATGcttgaagaaaaaaagagcaaaCCTAGTTGTCCACTATGTTTACTTGCTGTGTCACAAATTTATGAagttataaaagataataagaCCGAG GCAAACATAGAAGCTCAACTGGATAAGCTATGTATTCATTTGCCACAGAGTTTGGTCGAAGAATGTACAGATTTAGTTAAAGGTTATAGTAAAGAACTTATAGAGTTATTGCTGGCTGATTTAACACCTCAAGAAGTATgtgtttatattaaattgtgCGATGCTTCAAAGAATCCTGGTCCAAGAGATGATTTTATTACGGATAAAGATGGtgaaattt TAACAAATGAAATACCTAATTCTCCAGCAAGTACTGAAGTGTCAGAAAGTATACAAGGGCCATATTGTGTAATCTGTGAATTCACTATGCATTATGTTGACAAAGTACTTGGTaatgaaaaggagaaaagtaAAGTTGAAAAGGCAGTACTTGGAGTATGTAATCATCTTCCTAAGTCTGTTTCTCGAGAATGTAACCAATTCGTTAGTAAATACGCTTCTGCTGTAATCGATGTCCTCACAAAAGATGTCAAACCAAAGCAAGTTTGCACTATGCTTGGACTTTGCTCATTATACATACAGGAAATCAAAG CTTCTGTAACAGAATGCGCTTTGTGCAAATCTATTATATCAGTAATAGATGAATTTTTGGACGTACAAGATGTTGATAACAGCATTACGAAAGTATTGTCTAATGTATGTAAACATTTACCAGCAGACAAAGAACATAAG TGCACTACGCTTATTAATTCCTATGGGCAaagcataataaatattgtcaaGAAGcgcgaaaatatttacaaaatatgtagTAAAATAGGTCTTTGTGCACCCAATGATTATTCAATAGTATCTTTGGAAAATTCGCGAATTAAACGATCGTACGAAAAAAATCGTATAAAGCACTGTACATGGGGCCCTGTCTACTGGTGTTCTACTAATGAAACAGCTCGCGAATGTAAG gcTGTTGAACATTGCAAAGAAAACGTATGGAAGGCCGATTTCGCTCCTCCTAAACAAATCACTTTGAGCGAGACAGAACCTaatgtttaa